A stretch of the Agromyces larvae genome encodes the following:
- a CDS encoding DUF6993 domain-containing protein, which produces MRRRRTSRAILGLAVACLGFTLAGCTAPDPEPTAAPTGRPVPTASAGPADAPTPTLMPDLSATENLPAFDYVNLAVVAANPSAGGRAFIDALVQAGFDKSKMEVTSDVTTLDKPADSIQFAVQFQGECLVGQFGPASGGYHGAVRPLLGTGRCLVGATVPIDW; this is translated from the coding sequence ATGAGACGGCGCCGCACCTCCAGGGCGATCCTCGGGCTCGCCGTCGCCTGCCTCGGGTTCACCCTTGCGGGCTGCACCGCGCCCGACCCCGAGCCCACCGCAGCGCCCACCGGGCGCCCGGTCCCCACCGCCTCCGCGGGTCCCGCCGATGCGCCGACGCCGACGCTCATGCCCGATCTCTCGGCGACCGAGAATCTGCCGGCGTTCGACTACGTCAACCTCGCGGTGGTCGCGGCGAATCCGTCGGCCGGCGGGCGTGCGTTCATCGATGCGCTGGTGCAGGCCGGGTTCGACAAGTCGAAGATGGAGGTCACGAGCGACGTGACCACCCTCGACAAGCCGGCCGACTCCATCCAGTTCGCGGTGCAGTTCCAGGGTGAGTGCCTCGTCGGGCAATTCGGTCCGGCATCGGGCGGCTACCACGGCGCGGTGCGCCCCCTGCTCGGAACCGGCCGCTGTCTGGTCGGCGCGACCGTCCCCATAGACTGGTAG
- a CDS encoding single-stranded DNA-binding protein, which yields MTDQITITGIVGSDPRPYQTNQGLAITSFRLASTRRYFDRVQGAWVDADTNWYTVSSFRNLALNTALSIRKGEHVIVHGRLKQRAWEAGERSGTAVEIEADAIGHDLAWGVTRVRKVAPEAANETSSAAEGELGASGGEPAADAVNGAGSGDEYAVSAPDPEGGFAELGGFAVENGHDIVDDGEHDDPAGFAAELAGSLR from the coding sequence ATGACCGACCAGATCACCATCACCGGCATCGTGGGCAGCGACCCGCGGCCGTACCAGACGAACCAGGGCCTCGCCATCACGAGCTTCCGGCTCGCGTCCACGCGCCGCTACTTCGACCGTGTGCAGGGCGCGTGGGTCGACGCGGACACCAACTGGTACACCGTGTCCTCGTTCCGCAATCTCGCGCTGAACACGGCGCTGTCGATCCGCAAGGGCGAGCACGTCATCGTGCACGGCCGCCTGAAGCAGCGGGCGTGGGAGGCGGGGGAGCGCAGCGGCACCGCGGTCGAGATCGAGGCCGACGCCATCGGCCACGACCTCGCCTGGGGCGTCACCCGGGTGCGCAAGGTGGCGCCCGAGGCCGCGAACGAGACGTCGAGCGCTGCCGAGGGGGAGCTCGGCGCGAGCGGCGGCGAGCCAGCCGCCGACGCGGTGAACGGTGCGGGCAGCGGCGACGAGTACGCGGTCTCCGCGCCCGACCCCGAGGGCGGGTTCGCCGAGCTTGGGGGCTTCGCGGTCGAGAACGGGCACGACATCGTCGATGACGGCGAGCACGACGACCCGGCCGGGTTCGCGGCCGAACTCGCCGGATCGCTGCGCTGA
- a CDS encoding aldo/keto reductase: MTHLASPDRYDRMPYRRVGRSGLKLPAISLGLWHNFGHDRPFDTQRAIVRRAFDLGITHFDLANNYGPPPGSAEENFGRILSTDLSAYRDELIVSSKAGYDMWPGPYGEWGSRKYVLASLDQSLSRLGLEYVDVFYSHRPDPETPVAETMGALASAVQQGKALYVGVSNYSPEQTLAAAEALAEHGIPLTIHQPRYSMFDRHIEDGLFDVLREIGSAAIVFSPLAQGLLTDRYLSGDVPADSRAATSRFLSPEKISAEYLVRVRALDEIAKQRGQTIAQLAISWVLREPTVVSALVGASSVAQLEQNIAALDASPLTPAEIELIEPYAAHGTVLG; this comes from the coding sequence ATGACCCACCTCGCCTCCCCTGACCGCTACGACCGCATGCCCTACCGCCGCGTGGGCCGCAGCGGTCTGAAGCTGCCCGCGATCTCGCTCGGCCTGTGGCACAACTTCGGTCACGACCGCCCCTTCGACACCCAGCGCGCGATCGTGCGTCGCGCCTTCGACCTCGGCATCACGCACTTCGACCTCGCGAACAACTACGGCCCGCCCCCCGGCAGCGCCGAGGAGAACTTCGGCCGGATCCTCTCGACCGACCTGTCGGCATACCGCGACGAGCTCATCGTCTCGTCCAAGGCGGGCTACGACATGTGGCCCGGACCCTACGGCGAGTGGGGCTCGCGCAAGTACGTGCTGGCCTCGCTCGACCAGAGCCTGTCGCGGCTGGGACTCGAGTACGTGGACGTGTTCTACTCGCACCGGCCCGACCCCGAGACGCCCGTCGCGGAGACGATGGGCGCGCTCGCGAGCGCGGTGCAGCAGGGCAAAGCGCTGTACGTCGGCGTCTCGAACTACTCGCCCGAGCAGACGCTGGCCGCGGCCGAGGCGCTCGCCGAGCACGGGATCCCGCTGACCATCCACCAGCCCCGGTACTCGATGTTCGACCGGCACATCGAGGACGGCCTGTTCGACGTGCTTCGCGAGATCGGATCGGCGGCGATCGTGTTCTCGCCGCTCGCGCAGGGCCTGCTCACCGACCGGTACCTGTCGGGCGACGTGCCCGCCGACTCGCGCGCGGCGACCAGCCGGTTCCTCTCCCCCGAAAAGATCAGCGCCGAGTACCTCGTGCGGGTGCGCGCCCTCGACGAGATCGCGAAGCAGCGCGGCCAGACCATCGCGCAGCTCGCGATCAGCTGGGTGCTGCGCGAGCCGACGGTCGTGAGTGCGCTCGTCGGCGCCTCGAGCGTCGCCCAGCTCGAGCAGAACATCGCGGCACTGGATGCCTCGCCGCTGACGCCTGCCGAGATCGAACTGATCGAGCCGTACGCGGCGCACGGTACCGTGCTCGGCTGA
- the nadE gene encoding ammonia-dependent NAD(+) synthetase: MHALQERIIRELDVHPSIDPASEVRRRVDFLKHYAIASGAAGFVLGISGGQDSTLAGRLCTLAVTELAAEGRAARFVAVRLPYRVQRDEDDAQLALEFIQAPEVVTFDIHGGVDGVVADYLEAIGRPLSDFGKGNVKARLRMVAQYAIAGEGRLLVVGTDHAAEAVTGFFTKFGDGGADVIPLSGLTKRQGRALLEHLGAPERLSLKTPTADLLDHAPGQADEVDLGLSYRDIDAYLEGEQIDPDVARRLEQRYLQTRHKRATPVGPAETWWQTGE; encoded by the coding sequence ATGCACGCCCTGCAGGAACGCATCATCCGAGAACTCGACGTCCACCCGAGCATCGATCCGGCGAGCGAGGTCCGCCGTCGTGTCGACTTCCTGAAGCACTACGCGATCGCCTCGGGCGCCGCGGGCTTCGTGCTCGGCATCAGTGGCGGGCAGGATTCGACGCTCGCCGGTCGACTGTGCACGCTCGCGGTGACCGAGCTCGCAGCCGAAGGCCGGGCAGCGCGGTTCGTCGCCGTGCGGTTGCCGTATCGGGTGCAGCGCGACGAGGACGACGCGCAGCTGGCGCTGGAGTTCATCCAGGCGCCGGAGGTCGTCACGTTCGACATCCACGGCGGCGTCGACGGGGTCGTGGCCGACTACCTCGAGGCTATCGGCCGACCGTTGAGCGACTTCGGGAAGGGCAACGTGAAGGCCCGGCTGAGGATGGTCGCGCAGTATGCGATCGCGGGGGAGGGCCGGCTGCTCGTCGTCGGCACGGATCACGCGGCCGAGGCGGTCACCGGGTTCTTCACGAAGTTCGGCGACGGCGGTGCCGACGTCATTCCCCTGTCGGGGCTCACGAAGCGGCAGGGGCGTGCCCTGCTCGAGCATCTCGGCGCGCCCGAGCGGCTCTCGCTGAAGACGCCGACGGCGGACCTGCTCGATCACGCCCCCGGACAGGCCGACGAGGTCGATCTCGGCCTGTCCTACCGCGACATCGACGCGTATCTCGAGGGCGAGCAGATCGACCCCGACGTGGCGCGGCGACTCGAGCAGCGGTATCTGCAGACGCGCCACAAGCGCGCGACGCCGGTCGGCCCGGCGGAGACCTGGTGGCAGACCGGCGAGTGA
- the orn gene encoding oligoribonuclease — translation MAGAADRLVWIDCEMTGLDLEVDELVEIAVIITDYDLQPVDEGLNIVIKPDPSALESMNDFVRRMHTDSGLIEEIPNGVSVADAEYQVLEYVLRHVPESQRAPLAGNSIGTDRAFLAKYMPRLDGHLHYRNVDVSSIKELAKRWFPRVYINAPAKNGGHRALADILESIRELQYYRRAAFVADPGPTTPEVQAIAADVVNEFAAKVV, via the coding sequence ATGGCAGGTGCTGCGGATCGACTCGTCTGGATCGACTGCGAGATGACGGGCCTCGACCTCGAGGTCGACGAACTCGTCGAGATCGCGGTGATCATCACCGACTACGACCTCCAGCCCGTCGACGAAGGGCTCAACATCGTCATCAAGCCCGATCCGAGCGCCCTCGAGTCGATGAACGACTTCGTGCGCCGCATGCACACCGACTCGGGGCTCATCGAAGAGATCCCCAACGGCGTGAGCGTCGCCGATGCCGAGTACCAGGTGCTCGAGTACGTGCTGCGGCATGTCCCCGAGAGCCAGCGCGCACCGCTCGCCGGCAACTCGATCGGCACCGATCGTGCATTCCTCGCGAAGTACATGCCGCGCCTCGACGGCCACCTGCACTACCGCAACGTCGACGTCTCCTCCATCAAAGAGCTCGCGAAGCGCTGGTTCCCGCGCGTCTACATCAACGCGCCGGCCAAGAACGGCGGGCACCGCGCCCTCGCCGACATCCTCGAATCCATCCGCGAACTCCAGTACTACCGGCGTGCCGCGTTCGTCGCAGATCCGGGCCCCACCACGCCCGAAGTACAGGCGATCGCCGCCGACGTCGTGAACGAGTTCGCAGCCAAGGTGGTGTAA
- a CDS encoding metallopeptidase family protein has product MELDADAFEAIVVDELDRLPDDMVDGLDNVVFVVEDRPEDGSLDLLGLYDGTALTERDRYGFGEMPDRIILYRESLLAICADEDELRDEIHITLVHEIAHFYGIDDDRLHELGWA; this is encoded by the coding sequence GTGGAACTCGACGCTGACGCCTTCGAGGCCATCGTCGTCGACGAGCTCGACCGGCTCCCCGACGACATGGTCGACGGGCTCGACAACGTCGTCTTCGTGGTCGAGGACCGGCCCGAAGACGGCTCCCTCGACCTGCTCGGCCTGTACGACGGCACCGCGCTCACCGAGCGCGACCGGTACGGCTTCGGCGAGATGCCCGATCGCATCATCCTCTACCGCGAGTCGCTGCTCGCGATCTGCGCCGACGAAGACGAGCTCCGCGACGAGATCCACATCACGCTCGTGCACGAGATCGCACACTTCTACGGCATCGACGACGACCGGCTGCACGAGTTGGGCTGGGCGTGA
- a CDS encoding ATP-binding protein, with product MSARPERDRSGSATAHGAPAGIQVRAAVERAARRADASVIAIDGPSGAGKSSLADALAATRPGPVRVLRLDDVYPGWHGLDRGAQLARIGLIGPLAAGRAGRRPVFDWTASHRAGSVAEFPRRGRTIVEGCGAFAAVAGRRSGVLRVWLDAPDSERRARALRRDAGGFDPYWTMWDAQWRRYAARRPRATADLIVRIVGE from the coding sequence GTGAGCGCTCGCCCGGAGCGCGATCGGAGCGGCTCCGCGACCGCGCACGGTGCGCCGGCGGGCATCCAGGTGCGCGCCGCGGTCGAGCGCGCCGCCAGGCGAGCGGATGCCTCGGTCATCGCGATCGACGGACCGAGCGGTGCCGGCAAATCGTCGCTCGCGGATGCGCTGGCGGCCACCCGGCCGGGCCCCGTGCGCGTGCTGCGGCTCGACGACGTGTACCCCGGATGGCACGGGCTCGACCGAGGCGCACAGCTCGCGCGCATCGGACTGATCGGGCCGCTCGCGGCGGGGCGGGCGGGCCGCCGGCCGGTCTTCGACTGGACCGCGTCGCATCGCGCGGGCTCGGTCGCGGAGTTCCCCCGCCGTGGACGCACGATCGTGGAGGGGTGCGGAGCGTTCGCGGCAGTCGCCGGGCGACGGAGCGGCGTGCTGCGCGTCTGGCTGGACGCACCCGACTCCGAGCGCCGGGCCAGGGCGCTGCGACGTGACGCGGGCGGGTTCGACCCGTACTGGACGATGTGGGACGCCCAGTGGCGTCGGTACGCCGCCCGACGCCCGAGGGCGACCGCGGACCTCATCGTGCGGATCGTCGGCGAATGA
- a CDS encoding energy-coupling factor transporter transmembrane component T family protein encodes MSLDERTGVGETTDVGGSPADSRRADGPGRRRRLRLLARVNPVTRLAAIIVMTTPLLFTVDWVSAAIALVLQLVLFAGAGLSLPTIAKRVWPILLAAPIAGVSMLLYGRPSGAVYVDIGLIRITDGSIELAIAVTLRVLAVGLPAVLLFIDVDPTALADGLAQVWHLPSRFVLGALAGARLVGLFLEDWRAMALSRRARGIGDHGVLRRFATMAFALLVLAIRRGSKLATAMEARGFGADRPRTWARESRVGAADLVLVAVAVAVAVIALGGAVAAGTFHPVWA; translated from the coding sequence ATGAGCCTCGACGAGCGCACCGGTGTCGGCGAGACGACCGACGTGGGCGGCTCACCCGCTGACAGTCGACGCGCCGACGGCCCGGGTCGGCGTCGGCGGCTGCGCCTGTTGGCGCGCGTCAACCCGGTGACGCGGCTCGCGGCGATCATCGTCATGACGACCCCGCTGCTCTTCACCGTCGACTGGGTGAGCGCGGCGATCGCGCTGGTCCTGCAGCTCGTGCTCTTCGCCGGGGCGGGCCTCTCGCTGCCGACCATCGCGAAGCGGGTCTGGCCGATCCTGCTCGCTGCGCCGATCGCCGGGGTCAGCATGCTGCTGTACGGCCGGCCGTCGGGCGCGGTGTACGTCGACATCGGGTTGATCCGCATCACCGACGGGTCGATCGAGCTCGCGATCGCGGTGACGCTGCGGGTGCTCGCCGTGGGGCTGCCGGCCGTGCTCCTGTTCATCGACGTCGACCCGACCGCGCTCGCCGACGGCCTCGCCCAGGTCTGGCATCTGCCGAGCCGATTCGTGCTCGGTGCGCTCGCGGGCGCCCGACTCGTGGGCCTGTTCCTCGAGGACTGGCGGGCGATGGCCCTGTCGCGGCGCGCCCGCGGCATCGGCGATCACGGCGTGCTGCGCCGCTTCGCCACGATGGCGTTCGCATTGCTCGTGCTCGCGATCCGGCGCGGGTCGAAGCTCGCGACCGCGATGGAGGCGCGCGGATTCGGCGCAGATCGTCCGCGCACCTGGGCGCGGGAGTCGCGCGTCGGTGCCGCCGATCTGGTGCTCGTCGCGGTCGCAGTGGCGGTCGCGGTGATCGCACTTGGGGGCGCCGTCGCCGCCGGCACGTTCCATCCGGTGTGGGCGTGA
- a CDS encoding ABC transporter ATP-binding protein: protein MTALRVAPATVAAHDWGWRHAGRLRWAIAGLDLRIEPGERVLVVGPSGSGKSTFLHALAGVHGGDEEGESAGRLLIDEHDSRDARGRVGLLLQDPDSQVVLARVGDDVAFACENLGVPRDEIWPRVRRALDAVGLDVPLDHPTGRLSGGQKQRLALAGTLAMQPGLLLLDEPTANLDPAGVAEVRDAVRRVLDETGSTFVVVEHRVDVWVDLVGRVLVFGRDGRLIADGEPAAVLERHRDELLAAGVWVPGVPLPVPAATPVAPGTAVELAAHGLAIGRTRGRVLRRGIDAGLPSGRSTVLTGPNGAGKSTLALTLGGLLPALDGRVEASESLAAGLGRDPIAWRSKQLLTRIGTVFQEPEHQFVARTVREETAVAAGALGLEHAEARRRVDEVLDRLHLDRLADANPFTLSGGEQRRLTVASVLVARPRVVILDEPTFGQDRLTWIELVTILRELVAEGVTLLSVTHDRAYVEALGDHLLTLAAAPAGAGRDGGADGSGTAGVAA, encoded by the coding sequence GTGACCGCACTCCGGGTCGCACCCGCCACGGTCGCCGCACACGACTGGGGATGGCGTCACGCGGGACGGCTGCGCTGGGCGATCGCCGGGCTCGACCTGCGGATCGAGCCCGGCGAACGGGTGCTCGTCGTCGGCCCGTCGGGCAGCGGCAAATCGACGTTCCTGCACGCGCTCGCCGGCGTTCACGGCGGCGACGAGGAGGGCGAGTCGGCCGGGCGACTGCTGATCGACGAGCACGACTCCCGCGACGCACGCGGACGAGTCGGACTGCTGCTGCAGGATCCCGACTCGCAGGTCGTGCTCGCACGCGTCGGTGACGACGTGGCCTTCGCGTGCGAGAACCTCGGCGTCCCGCGCGACGAGATCTGGCCGCGGGTGCGTCGAGCACTCGACGCCGTCGGCCTCGACGTGCCGCTCGACCACCCGACGGGCCGGCTCTCGGGCGGGCAGAAGCAGCGACTGGCCCTCGCCGGAACCCTGGCGATGCAGCCGGGTCTGCTGCTGCTGGACGAACCCACGGCGAACCTCGACCCGGCCGGGGTCGCCGAAGTCCGCGACGCCGTGCGCCGCGTGCTCGACGAGACCGGGTCGACGTTCGTCGTCGTCGAGCACCGCGTCGACGTCTGGGTCGACCTCGTCGGTCGAGTGCTCGTGTTCGGACGCGACGGACGACTCATCGCCGACGGGGAGCCCGCTGCGGTGCTCGAACGGCACCGCGACGAACTGCTCGCGGCAGGGGTGTGGGTCCCCGGCGTGCCGTTGCCCGTCCCCGCGGCGACGCCCGTCGCGCCCGGCACGGCCGTCGAACTCGCCGCTCACGGGCTCGCGATCGGCCGCACCCGCGGCCGCGTCCTGCGTCGCGGCATCGACGCGGGGCTGCCCTCCGGCCGGTCCACCGTGCTCACCGGGCCGAACGGAGCCGGCAAGTCCACCCTGGCACTTACGCTCGGAGGGCTGCTTCCTGCGCTCGACGGCCGTGTCGAGGCATCCGAATCGCTCGCCGCCGGCCTCGGACGCGACCCCATCGCCTGGCGTTCGAAGCAACTGCTGACCCGTATCGGCACCGTGTTCCAGGAACCCGAGCACCAGTTCGTGGCCCGCACCGTGCGCGAAGAGACCGCGGTCGCCGCAGGCGCGCTGGGTCTCGAGCACGCCGAGGCCCGCCGCCGGGTCGACGAGGTGCTCGACCGCCTCCACCTCGACCGCCTCGCCGACGCGAACCCGTTCACGCTGAGCGGCGGCGAGCAGCGTCGGCTGACCGTGGCATCCGTGCTCGTCGCCCGACCGCGGGTCGTCATCCTCGACGAACCCACCTTCGGCCAGGACCGGCTGACCTGGATCGAACTCGTCACGATCCTGCGCGAACTCGTCGCCGAGGGGGTCACCCTGCTCTCGGTCACGCACGACCGTGCGTACGTCGAAGCGCTCGGCGATCACCTCCTCACCCTGGCCGCCGCACCCGCCGGCGCCGGCAGGGACGGCGGGGCCGACGGCTCCGGCACCGCGGGGGTGGCTGCATGA
- a CDS encoding ECF transporter S component, with protein MHATITESSSVSTGNRRLRWRVVDIVVASVVGIATGLLFLIWNNIGYAWFSAADALTPGLGGIAVGIWLIGGVLGGLIIRKPGAALYVEVLAAIVSAIVGNQWGIETLYSGLAQGLGAELVFAIFAYRSFGPIVAVLAGAVAGLGAWTLELFTSANLQKSGEFLALYLGTILVSGAVLAGLLGWLIVRGLAATGALNRFAAGQSVTKRV; from the coding sequence GTGCACGCAACCATCACCGAATCCAGCAGCGTCTCGACCGGGAACCGTCGTCTGCGTTGGCGGGTCGTCGACATCGTCGTCGCCAGCGTCGTCGGCATCGCGACCGGTCTGCTGTTCCTCATCTGGAACAACATCGGCTACGCCTGGTTCTCCGCCGCCGACGCGCTCACACCGGGCCTCGGCGGCATCGCCGTCGGCATCTGGCTCATCGGCGGCGTGCTGGGCGGTCTGATCATCCGCAAGCCCGGCGCCGCGCTCTACGTCGAGGTGCTCGCCGCGATCGTCTCCGCGATCGTCGGCAACCAGTGGGGCATCGAGACCCTCTACTCGGGGCTCGCGCAGGGCCTCGGCGCCGAACTCGTGTTCGCGATCTTCGCCTACCGCAGCTTCGGGCCGATCGTGGCCGTGCTCGCGGGCGCCGTCGCCGGTCTCGGCGCGTGGACGCTCGAGCTGTTCACCTCGGCGAACCTGCAGAAGTCGGGCGAATTCCTCGCGCTCTACCTCGGCACCATCCTCGTCTCGGGGGCCGTGCTCGCCGGCCTGCTCGGCTGGCTGATCGTGCGCGGTCTGGCCGCCACGGGCGCGCTGAACCGATTCGCCGCGGGCCAGTCGGTGACGAAGCGGGTCTGA
- a CDS encoding DNA polymerase IV encodes MSKQDGSARQVTTGPVDDSATPILHVDMDAFFVSVELLRRPELRGKPVLVGGTAGRGVVSAASYEARKFGVNSAMPMSVALRKCPNAIVLRGDYASYAKYSKRVMEIFESITPRVEKLSIDEAFLDVSGARRLHGSPAEIGWTIRERVRAETGLTCSVGVAATKYVAKVASGRAKPDGLLVVPAADTVAFLHPLPISALWGVGRVTEESLARLGLRTIGDVADMPADALERAVGPALTARLRSLAAGEDPRRVLTGREEKSIGHESTFSYDLVEPDDIRRELLRLADDVAVRLRRAGLVARTVSLKLRYGDFRTLTRSRTLPEPTDVGRRIYDEAAAALAGLIGEGARVRLIGVRAEQLRPAGGGALLWDPDEDWRDAERAIDEVTARFGRGAVRPAALVRGKRTTAGAGRADDDAENDGRPVDVRSEVTRRLRDGD; translated from the coding sequence GTGAGCAAGCAGGATGGCTCGGCCCGTCAGGTGACGACCGGCCCCGTCGATGATTCGGCGACGCCGATCCTGCATGTCGACATGGATGCGTTCTTCGTGTCGGTCGAGTTGTTGCGGCGCCCCGAGCTCCGCGGCAAGCCGGTGCTGGTCGGCGGTACCGCGGGGCGCGGAGTCGTCTCGGCGGCGAGTTACGAAGCCCGCAAGTTCGGGGTGAACTCCGCCATGCCGATGTCGGTGGCGCTGCGCAAATGCCCCAACGCGATCGTGCTTCGCGGCGACTACGCGAGCTACGCGAAGTACTCCAAGCGGGTGATGGAGATCTTCGAGTCGATCACGCCACGGGTTGAGAAGCTCTCGATCGACGAGGCGTTCCTCGACGTCTCGGGGGCCAGAAGGCTGCACGGCAGCCCTGCCGAGATCGGGTGGACGATCCGCGAACGCGTTCGCGCCGAGACGGGGCTCACCTGCTCGGTCGGCGTCGCCGCCACGAAGTACGTCGCGAAGGTGGCATCCGGCCGTGCGAAACCCGACGGACTGCTCGTCGTACCCGCCGCCGACACCGTCGCGTTCCTGCACCCGCTTCCGATCTCGGCGCTCTGGGGGGTCGGCCGAGTGACCGAGGAGTCGCTGGCCCGACTCGGCCTGCGCACCATCGGCGATGTCGCCGATATGCCCGCCGACGCGCTCGAACGGGCCGTCGGGCCCGCGCTCACCGCACGTCTGCGCAGCCTGGCCGCCGGTGAAGATCCGCGTCGCGTGCTGACCGGCCGCGAAGAGAAGAGCATCGGCCACGAGTCGACCTTCTCGTACGATCTCGTCGAGCCAGACGATATCCGTCGCGAACTGCTGCGACTCGCCGACGACGTCGCGGTACGGCTGCGTCGGGCCGGCCTGGTCGCGCGCACGGTGTCGCTGAAGCTGCGCTACGGCGACTTCCGCACTCTGACCCGTTCACGCACGCTGCCCGAGCCCACCGATGTCGGCCGTCGCATCTACGACGAGGCGGCCGCCGCGCTCGCCGGGCTGATCGGCGAGGGTGCGCGAGTGCGGCTCATCGGCGTGCGCGCCGAACAACTGCGGCCCGCGGGCGGTGGCGCCCTGCTCTGGGATCCCGACGAAGACTGGCGCGACGCCGAACGGGCGATCGACGAGGTCACCGCCCGGTTCGGGCGCGGCGCGGTGCGGCCCGCCGCGCTCGTGCGCGGCAAGCGCACCACCGCCGGAGCGGGCCGCGCGGACGACGACGCCGAGAACGACGGCCGCCCGGTCGACGTGCGATCCGAGGTGACGCGCCGGCTGCGCGACGGGGACTGA
- the gatB gene encoding Asp-tRNA(Asn)/Glu-tRNA(Gln) amidotransferase subunit GatB, whose protein sequence is MARAELMDYDKALELFEPVIGLEVHVELNTETKMFSPAPNPANAKYHGAEPNTLVSPVCLGLPGSLPVVNGEAVRKSISLGLALGCSIAESSRFARKNYFYPDLAKNYQISQYDEPIAYEGSVEVEIDGGKVFQVPIERAHMEEDAGKLTHVGGSTGRIHGAEYSLVDYNRAGVPLVEIVTKPIFGAEADAPALARAYVSTIRDIALALGISEARMERGNLRCDANVSLRPRGEQKLGIRTETKNVNSFRSIERAVRYEIQRQAAILAKGGSITQETRHWHEDSGTTSPGRPKSDADDYRYFPEPDLLPVVPSAELIAELRAALPEPPAARRRRLKAEWGFTDEEFQLVANSGMLNELAETVAAGATPAAARKWWTGEIARLANQRETDASGLVSPQHVAELAALVEDGTLTDRLARQVLEGVIDGEGSPQQVVDARGLAVVSDDGALIAAIDQALAAQPDVLEKIRDGKVQAAGAVIGAVMKAMQGKADAARVRELVLERAAQA, encoded by the coding sequence ATGGCCCGCGCCGAACTGATGGACTACGACAAGGCGCTCGAGCTGTTCGAGCCGGTCATCGGCCTCGAGGTGCACGTCGAGCTCAACACCGAGACGAAGATGTTCTCGCCGGCCCCGAACCCGGCGAACGCGAAGTACCACGGCGCCGAGCCGAACACGCTGGTCTCGCCGGTGTGCCTCGGCCTGCCGGGGTCGCTTCCGGTGGTGAACGGCGAGGCCGTGCGCAAGTCGATCTCGCTCGGGCTCGCGCTCGGCTGCTCGATCGCCGAGTCGAGCCGGTTCGCCCGCAAGAACTACTTCTACCCCGACCTCGCGAAGAACTATCAGATCTCGCAGTACGACGAGCCGATCGCGTACGAGGGCTCGGTCGAGGTCGAGATCGACGGCGGCAAAGTCTTCCAGGTGCCGATCGAGCGCGCCCACATGGAGGAGGACGCGGGCAAGCTCACGCACGTCGGCGGCTCGACGGGTCGCATCCACGGCGCCGAGTACTCGCTCGTCGACTACAACCGCGCGGGTGTGCCGCTGGTCGAGATCGTCACGAAGCCGATCTTCGGTGCCGAGGCGGATGCTCCCGCGCTGGCGCGCGCGTATGTGTCGACGATTCGCGACATCGCCCTCGCGCTCGGCATCTCGGAGGCGCGTATGGAGCGCGGGAATCTGCGCTGCGACGCGAACGTGTCGCTGCGCCCCCGCGGCGAGCAGAAGCTCGGCATTCGCACCGAGACGAAGAATGTGAACTCGTTCCGCTCGATCGAGCGTGCGGTGCGCTACGAGATCCAGCGTCAGGCGGCGATCCTCGCGAAGGGCGGGTCGATCACGCAGGAGACCCGGCACTGGCACGAGGATTCGGGCACCACGAGCCCGGGCCGTCCGAAGTCCGACGCCGACGACTACCGGTACTTCCCCGAGCCCGACCTGCTGCCCGTCGTGCCGTCGGCGGAGCTCATCGCGGAGTTGCGCGCCGCGCTTCCCGAGCCGCCGGCCGCGCGTCGGCGCCGGCTCAAGGCCGAGTGGGGCTTCACCGACGAGGAGTTCCAGCTCGTGGCGAACTCGGGCATGTTGAACGAGCTGGCCGAGACCGTCGCTGCCGGCGCCACGCCCGCCGCCGCGCGCAAGTGGTGGACGGGTGAGATCGCGCGCCTCGCGAACCAGCGCGAGACGGATGCCTCGGGCCTCGTGTCGCCCCAGCACGTCGCCGAGCTCGCCGCGCTGGTCGAGGACGGCACCCTCACCGACCGGCTCGCCCGGCAGGTGCTCGAGGGCGTCATCGACGGCGAAGGCTCGCCGCAGCAGGTCGTCGATGCCCGCGGTCTCGCGGTGGTCTCCGACGACGGCGCGTTGATCGCGGCCATCGATCAGGCGCTCGCGGCCCAGCCCGACGTGCTCGAGAAGATCCGCGACGGCAAGGTGCAGGCCGCCGGCGCGGTCATCGGCGCGGTCATGAAGGCCATGCAGGGCAAGGCCGACGCCGCGCGCGTGCGCGAACTCGTCCTGGAGCGCGCCGCGCAGGCGTAG